In Chrysiogenia bacterium, the genomic window CAAGTAGATTGCGCTCACGCCGATTCCATCACCTGCCGCGCCGCCTCGGCCAACCCCGCCACGCGCTTGTCGAAGTCGCGGAAGCGTTCGTCCCGCGTCTGCCCGACGTGGAAGCGGTAGTAGATCTGCTGCAAGACCACGGCGAGCTTGAAGATGCCGAAGACCTCGTAGTAGGCGATGTTCGCCAGGTCGCGGCCGGTCTTCCGATGGTAGCGGGCGAGCAGGTCGGCTCGCGAGGGCCAGCCAGGCTCGGTGGTGAGCGGGCTGATGGCGTTGCGCCGCCATGCGCTGTCACCCGCCTGGGGCCAGTAGCAGAGCACAATGCCGAGGTCGACGAGGGGGTCTCCGACCGAGCTCATCTCCCAGTCGAGCACGGCGGTGACGCGCCCTGGGTCGGCTTCGTCGAGCATCACGTTGTCGAGCTTGTAGTCGTTGTGGACCAGCGTGGCGGGCGGCGAGACGGGCAGGTTCGTAGTGAGCCATGCGCTGAGGCGGTCCATAACAGGTAGCTCGGTGGTGCGCGAGCCTTCCCAGCGGCGGCTCCAGCCGCGCACTTGCCGCTCGAGGAAGCCTTCGGGGCGGCCGAGGGCGGCGAGATCGTGGCGCTCGATGTCGACGGCGTGGAGTTGGGCCAGCGTGTCGAGAAAGGCGTGGGCGATCTTTTCGGGGTTCGCCTGCCCGCGCCAATCGGCGGGGAACTCTCGGCGCAGAATGACGCCGCGCCGGCGCTCCATCAGATAGAACGTGGCGCCGGCAACCCCAGGGTCTTCGCACAGCAGATAAACCGCGGGCGCGGGAGGGAACAGCGGCGCGACGCGGTCGAGCACGCGGAACTCGCGCGCCATGTCGTGCGCCTTGGGCGGCACGGGGCCGAGCGGCGGACGGCGCAGGACGTATTCGCGCCCACCCGTGCGCAGCAGGTAGGTGAGGTTCGAGTGGCCGCCGGGGAATTGCTCGAGCTCGATTCCCTGCTCCGCCCCGTCGATCTTGCCTGAAAGGTAGCGTTGCAGGCGAGCGAGGTCGAGCTGTTCGCCGGGACGGATGGGAGCGGTGTCGCGCATCGCAGGCGGAGGCGAGGATAGCAGATGGGCTCGCGCCTACGGCGAATCGCTTTTGCGGCCGATCTGCTCCATGACGTGTCCGACGCCCGCCCGCACATCGTGTTTCTGTTGACCTCGCCGCTGGCGCCGCCGAGGATGCTCGCCGGTCAGTGCCGGTTTCTGATGGGCAAGGGCTTCCGGGTAACGGTGGTGACTGCTCCGGGGCCGGACCTCGAGGCGTTTGGGCGCGAGGAAGGCGTGGAGGTCGCGGCTGTCGAGATGGCGCGCGAGCCTTCGCTCAGGGCGGACCTGCGGTCGTTCGTCGGGCTCTACAAGTTGTTGCGCAGACTGCGGCCGGACGTGGTCG contains:
- a CDS encoding phosphotransferase family protein; its protein translation is MRDTAPIRPGEQLDLARLQRYLSGKIDGAEQGIELEQFPGGHSNLTYLLRTGGREYVLRRPPLGPVPPKAHDMAREFRVLDRVAPLFPPAPAVYLLCEDPGVAGATFYLMERRRGVILRREFPADWRGQANPEKIAHAFLDTLAQLHAVDIERHDLAALGRPEGFLERQVRGWSRRWEGSRTTELPVMDRLSAWLTTNLPVSPPATLVHNDYKLDNVMLDEADPGRVTAVLDWEMSSVGDPLVDLGIVLCYWPQAGDSAWRRNAISPLTTEPGWPSRADLLARYHRKTGRDLANIAYYEVFGIFKLAVVLQQIYYRFHVGQTRDERFRDFDKRVAGLAEAARQVMESA